From the Gadus chalcogrammus isolate NIFS_2021 chromosome 15, NIFS_Gcha_1.0, whole genome shotgun sequence genome, one window contains:
- the LOC130404888 gene encoding E3 ubiquitin-protein ligase TRIM8-like, whose translation MDEDWKNCFEEELLCPICLNVFDEPIQLPCKHNFCHGCISEAWAKDAAAVRCPECNHDYSQKPALEKNIKLANIVERFNALNTEKAPVILHCILCRRGPPLPVQKVCLRCKEPCCQSHIQTHLQQPCPGPGHLLVDVEELRAWSCPRHEEYRLFHCEDEQVAVCQFCCISHCAGQRHSVCDVDTQRTHMQGRLMRQQERLDGRVQNIDEQLSKLESDKTLVKDAVSELKERVKVQYRRMQALLEEDLSETMQLLDNAHSAYRHKNSQQAQQLKEKRQEADKLKSSAQLVYHKAENISFMKNTKPYQLLMDRSTWYLDSALPPQRVGQLTSHLLLSEITKREHSLRKVLSEPVSGSSVLQCVSSPRGGASSSSSLEKRKHASAFPEGQHPGPSGPQDPPLVGSGGKRAFLGDPPHHQGLRGPSTLYPPEGLASQPPHPGPGPSVRAPDGSAQQQQHLGAAAHPLGSMFPQGPYPGGAGPQQQNGLPQYGRKILVCSLDNCCCSRVPPPRGRPPYPPSDPYPWMGSQEFPPQPPLAPGQPLQGLSMRDWMDTSQAPRHPDFYGLYGQSAKHYVTS comes from the exons ATGGATGAGGACTGGAAAAACTGCTTCGAGGAAGAACTTTTGTGTCCCATTTGCCTCAACGTATTCGACGAGCCCATTCAACTGCCGTGCAAGCACAACTTCTGCCATGGCTGCATATCGGAGGCCTGGGCGAAGGACGCGGCGGCCGTGCGCTGCCCCGAGTGCAACCACGACTACAGCCAGAAGCCCGCGCTCGAGAAGAACATCAAACTCGCCAACATCGTGGAGCGGTTCAACGCGCTGAACACGGAGAAAGCCCCCGTAATTCTCCACTGTATCCTCTGTCGGAGAGGCCCCCCGCTCCCGGTACAGAAGGTCTGCCTCCGCTGCAAGGAGCCGTGCTGCCAGTCGCACATCCAAACCCACCTGCAGCAGCCCTGCCCCGGCCCGGGGCACCTGTTGGTGGACGTGGAGGAGCTCCGGGCGTGGAGCTGCCCCCGCCACGAGGAGTACAGGCTGTTCCACTGCGAGGACGAGCAGGTGGCCGTGTGTCAGTTCTGCTGTATCTCCCACTGCGCGGGCCAGAGGCACTCTGTCTGCGACGTGGACACGCAGCGCACGCACATGCAG GGCCGTCTGATGAGGCAGCAGGAGCGACTGGACGGCCGTGTTCAGAACATCGATGAGCAGCTCAGCAAACTGGAGTCGGACAAGACGCTGGTgaag gacgCGGTGAGTGAGCTCAAGGAGCGTGTCAAAGTCCAGTACCGGCGAATGCAGGcgctgctggaggaggacctGAGTGAGACCATGCAGCTGCTGGACAATGCCCACAGCGCGTACCGCCACAAGAACTCCCAGCAGGCCCAGCAGCTCAAAGAGAAGCGGCAGGAGGCGGACAAACTCAAGAGCTCGGCACAGCTGGTCTACCACAAGGCGGAGAACATCAGCTTCATGAAG AACACGAAGCCGTACCAGCTGTTAATGGACAG GTCAACGTGGTACCTGGACAGCGCCCTGCCCCCCCAGAGAGTGGGCCAGCTCACCTCCCACCTGCTGCTCTCTGAGATCACCAAGAGGGAGCACAGTCTGCGGAAGGTGCTCAGCG aACCGGTGAGCGGTTCGTCCGTTCTGCAGTGCGTCTCGTCCccgaggggcggggcctcctcctcctcctccctggagaaGAGGAAGCACGCGTCGGCCTTCCCCGAGGGCCAGCACCCGGGCCCCTCcggcccccaggaccccccgcTGGTGGGCTCCGGCGGCAAGAGGGCCTTCCTGggggaccccccccaccaccagggcCTGCGGGGCCCGtccaccctctacccccccGAGGGCCTGgcctcccagcccccccacccgggCCCGGGCCCCAGCGTCAGGGCCCCGGACGGCtccgcccagcagcagcagcacctgggGGCCGCGGCCCACCCGCTGGGCTCCATGTTCCCCCAGGGCCCCTACCCCGGAGGGGCGGGCCCCCAGCAGCAGAACGGGCTGCCGCAGTACGGCCGCAAGATCCTGGTGTGCTCCCTGGATAACTGCTGCTGCTCCCGCGTGCCCCCCCCGCGCGGCCGGCCCCCCTACCCGCCCTCGGACCCCTACCCCTGGATGGGCTCTCAGGAgttccccccccagccccccctggcccccggcCAGCCCCTGCAGGGTCTCTCCATGCGGGACTGGATGGACACGTCCCAGGCCCCCCGACACCCAGACTTCTACGGGCTGTACGGGCAGAGCGCCAAGCACTACGTCACCAGCTAG